TGACAAGttaggttgaggagtccctttTCTTGCTGTGTCAAGAAATTGGGTAAAAAGTAGAGTGATtctctttgtattcaatttcaacctatttttttgtttttatttcaatttcaatgtatctttttatttagtttaaatcCTTATCTTTTTGTTcatcttttgtttctttatcatttggtatcagagctcaggtattagattaattctttttaatctatatctgttcttcttttatcaattaaaaaaacagTCCAATGTCTGTCGTGTCTTTCTCTATGTTGTtgtgttcttatttttcatttgcgttccattattgttttaaaaaaataaaaaatcataaaatgtaaaaaaaaaataaaaaggaaacaaaattatcttCCTAGTAATTATTGTCCtttttatatactattttttctGCCTACAAGATTCGAGGACGAATATTTTTTGAAGAGGAGGAGAATGATACGTGCTTCAAATGTTCGTGATATGAAGAGTTCAAGTGTTATTTAGAagatattagtttatatttttaaaatgttttaatgtaatttaatatattttgattttgtttatttaattattaaattgagCCTTATGTTTatggattttagggttttctttgttttaacctaataagaggttataaatacctcATTAGCTATTGTAATCATAGCATAGAATGATTTAGAGGTTTCAAAATCCCCTTTTTGGTTTCGTGATGAAACCATGGTGTGGACAATtgaggttgaggagtccctctCTTGTTGCATCGAGGAATTGAGTAGAAATTTGAGGAGTTCCTTCGATTCAATTCCCAAACTATGGCGTTGACAAGttaggttgaggagtccctttCTTGTTGTGTCAAGAAATTGGGTAGAAAGTATAGTGATtctctttgtattcaatttcaacctatcctttttgtttctatttcaatttcaatatatctttttatttagtttgaatcattatcttcttgttcgtcttttatttctttatcacaTTGTTACTAAGACATTTGTTCTAATAAAAAACACTGAACTTTAACACCTAttacaacaaataaaacaagtaatactaaaaaaaataaattatttaagacatcatctttatttttaatttaaattattcattgATTATAAGAACTAACTTCGTCATCACTAATACCATCAGACGAATATCACATATCCATCAAGAGATTAAGGAGAGAGAAAACCATATAAATTCAAGACacattttttgaagaaaaatatacTTACAAAGACGGAACAaacaacacaataaaaaatgtatacaactcaacaattcataaaaaatatgccTTCATAAGAACCTACGacagaaaaaagaaagcaaCAACTTTAACAACaaccaataaattaaagaaaaatgagGACGAGCGCCACATAAGAAGACTAAGTCCATcaattaaaacaaatataaaaattaagccACCAGATAAAAATATCACTTTATACAACTCTAACATCTAAATCTTTTGtactacaaattattttaagtaaaagaccttttaaatttaactttaattaacacatatttaatttaattatacaaaacataataatttttaatatttattatatactgTTACGGATCCGGCCCACTGCCCCGGATCCAAATCCAAACCCGGTTCCCCGGGTTTGACCCATTCCCCCTTCCAGAAGGCCCCGAACCGGCCCTCCGGAAGCTCCTAACCGACTTTCGGATTCAAACGTCTCCTTTATCTTATcccaataagataaagataaaataactacCATCACCTATAAATAAGAGGACCTACGTCCCTCCAGGTATTCATTCATTCGACTCACCATATACCTCTTAGATCTTtcctgacttgagcgtcggagtgtctttgcaggtacctcccCTCGCCGCTCCACTCGAATAGTCCGACGTCCGCCTCGACCCGCAGGTCCTCGATCCTCCATTCAACCCGTACCAGAGACATCTTGTACAATGGCGCCGTCTGTGGAGACTTGCGACAGTCGAACCGGATGGAGGGCGTCCTAGAGGAAAACCCCTCAAGCCAGGATGACTCCCAACGCGTCGCCCAGAACACCGAGAAGTCATAAAACAAGCAAGAATAGCAAGTACTATCCACCACACGAACGAACACGTCGAAACAGACCCACGACATCCCGAGAAAGCTAGGGACAAAGCAGCACAGATCATCCAGGATCTTTGCCTCCGGGTCCAGGAACTTGAAGGCAAACTGACCAACAGAGAAAAGCACAACGAACACGGAAGCCAGGCGACTTCCAGGTCAAGATCCCACCGCGGCAGGTCACCAACCCGACAACACGATAGGAGAGACGGTCGCAGTGTCTCACGCGACCACCGACACGAAAAATCTCCGGAACAGCGATACAACAAGAAACACCACCGCAGCGCTTCCCGAGATCTAAGTCGTCAACACGACTCAGACGAGGATCGGAGATACCGAAACACCAAATGAACTAGAAACGACCACACCATAATGGGAGCTACACCCTTCACAGAAAGAATCTTAAGAGCAAAACTCCCCAAAGGTTTCGAAAAACCCACCGACATGAAGTATGACGGAACCAAGGACCCTCAGGAACATCTAACGGCCTTCAAAGCCAGAATGAACCTCGAAGGAGAGGCCGACGCAGTCCGGTGCAGAGCCTTCCCGGTAACCCTTGCCGGACCAGCGATCAAATGGTTCAACGCCCTCCCGAACGGATCTATAGCCAACTTCCACGACATAGCACGAAAATTCATGGCCCAGTTCACGACCAGAATCACCAAAGCCAAACACCCCATCAGCTTATTAGGGGTCACACAAAAGCAAGAAGAATCCACAAGGAAATACCTTGACCGCTTCAACGACGAATGCCTAACGGTCGATGGACTCACGGATTCCGTTGCAAGCCTTTGCCTGACTAACGGGCTCATGAATGAAGATTTTCGCAAGCACCTCACTACTAAACCAGTATGGACCATGCACGAAATCCAGAACGTCGCCAAAGACTACATCAACGACGAAGAAGTCAGTCAGGTCGTCGCTGCCAACAAACGGCAGCACGCCAACACCCAACACGGCAATTCGGCGCCCCGTCATAACCCAACACCCAAAGAGAATCAACGGGACCACCCCAGGCCAACCAACCGGCCACCAAGAATAGGCAAATTCTCTAATTACACGCCCCTAACAGCACCTATTACAGAGATATACCATCAAATAGCAGATCGAGGCATCATTCTAAAAGCCCGACAACTCAAAGAAAGGACGGGAGGCAACAAAACCTTCTACTGTGACTACCACCGAGGTTACGGCCACAAAACACAAGATTGTTTCGACCTTAAAGACGCTATTGAACAGGCCATACGAGACGGAAAACTCCCGGAATTTACCAAAATCATCAGAGAACCGAGACGCGCGGAAAAAGACAAGTCGCCGGAAAGGGAAGGGCGTAACCCGAGAACTCACAAGCAAGCCCGCAGGGAAAGCCCGGAGGAAGACCCGACCATCATAGTGAACGTCATCACAGGCAAGGACGTACCAAGCAAATCAAAACTtacaatgaaaaaagatctCAAGGTAATGGCTATCAGAAACCAAGCCCCAATCGCCGCGGCCGACAATACGATAACTTTCTTGCCAGAGGACTGCCAACACGGCACCTCAGCCGAAGATGCCCCCTTCGTCATCTCAGCCAGAATTTGAACAGGACTAGTATGGAGGATACTGGTAGACACCGGCGCAGACTCGAACATCCTTTTCCGAGgagccttcgacaagctcgggcTCCGCAACAACAACCTCCAAACACACCGCCACAGCGTCACGGGACTCGGTGATAACTTTCTCAAACCAGATGGCTCAATTACCCTCCCCATCACCATAGGAACAAGCAATCAGAAAAAGACAATCATATCTGAATTCGTAGTCCTAAAAGACTCCACAGCCTATAACGTGATTCTCGGAAGAAAAACAATCAATGACTTCTCTGCAGTCATCTTTACCAAATACCTCCTCATGAAGTTCAGAACCGACAACGGCTCCGTCGGTACCATCCACGGAGATCGAGAGGTCGCAGCCGAATGCGACAACACCAGCCTAGCCCTAAGAAAAAAATCCCGGGATGCGGTTAGCCGACCTAGATGCGCGACAAGACGGCCAACCTAGGCCAGAACCAGAAGGAGACATGGAAAAACTACAAATAGGGCCAACCAGAGAGGAATACACCTTCATTAATAGAAACCTCCCATATGACCTCAAAGAAGAACTCTCCCAACTCATGAAACAGAACAGAGACTTATTCGCATTTACACCAGCCGATATGCCGGGAATTAACCCCAACCTAATGTCCCACCATCTAGCCGTGGACCCCCAAGCTAAGCCGGTGGCACAAAAGTACACGACCTGGCTAGCCAACGTCGTACTAGTACGAAAATCTAATGGGAAATGGcgaatgtgcgtcgactacacagacctcaacaaagcttgcccgaaGGACGCCTTCCCCTTACCAAACATCGACGGATTAGTAGACGCAGCATCCGGCCACCGATACCTCAGctttatggacgcatattcCGACTACAACCAGATCCCGATGCACCGACCAGACGAAGAAAAAACTACGTTCATCACCCCAGACGGAACATACTGCTACACAGTAATGCCCTTCGGCTTGAAAAATGCTGGAGCCACCTATCAAAGACTTGTTAATAAGATTTTTCGAGACCTGTCCGGAAATAAGTTAGAAGTCTACATAGACGATATGCTCGCCAAGACTGAATCTGGCGAACAACTAACCAACGACCTCAAGGTCATAATGAACACCCTACGAAAGCACCAAATGCGGCTCAACCCGGCAAAATGCGCCTTCGGAATGGAGGCATGAAAATTCCTCGGCTTCATGATTACACAACGCGGAGTTGAAGCAAACCCGGAGAAATGTCGTGCCGTCCTCGAGATGACAAGCCCCAAAAACGTTAAAGACATCCAAAAGCTCACCGGCCGACTGACCGCGTTATCACGCTTTCTCGGTGCATCGGCCCAAAAAGCAATCTCTTTCTTCAAACTAATGAAAAAAGGGACCGCTTTTAAATGGGAGACGGAGTGCGAAGAAGCATTCCAACACTTCAAGAGGGTCCTAGCGGAACCACCAATCCTCGCCAAACCCCAAACAGGGGAAACACTTTACCTGTACCTTTCCATAACGGAAGAGGCACTCGCAGCAGCTCTCATCCGTGAAGACGAGAAAAAGGAGCAAAAACCCGTATACTTCATAAGCAAAGTCTTACAAGATGCAGAAACCCGTTATTCACGCTTAGAAAAACTAGCTTTCGCACTCCTTATAGCCTCCCGGCGCCTGCGATAATACTTCCAAGCTCACCCCGTGACGGTCCGAACCGACCAGGTGGTCAAGCAAGTATTACAGAAACCCGACCTAGCGGGAAGAATGCTAGCATGGTCCATCGAGTTATCCCAATTCCAGATCAAGTTCAAACCCCGGAACGCTGTCAAAGCACAGGTCTTGACCGATTTTATCGCCGAAATGACTCCGGGAAAACTCACCCCCGAACCATGGAAACTGCACGTCGACGGCTCGTCAAACTCCACTCACGGAGGCGCCGGAATCATACTCGAAAACCAAAACGGGATCACAATGGAACAGTCAGTACGATACGAATTTCCAGTATCAAATAACCAGGCAGAATACAAGGCCCTCTTAGCAGGCCTGACCCTAGCCCGAGAAGTTGGAGCAAAGGCCCTAGAGGTAAATACCGACTCCCAAGTAGTCAGTTCCCAAATCAACGGAAGCTACCAGACACGAGATCCCCTGCTCCAACAGTACCTCGCCAAGGTAAACAAACTAAAAGAAGGGTTCGAAAGCATCACCATACAACATGTTCCCAGGGAACGAAATGCCAGGGCAGACCTACTTTCCAAGATAGCCAGTACCAAACCGGGACACGGTAACAAATCGCTAATTCAGGAGGTCGTTAGGTCACCTTCTGTATCGACAACAGTCAACGCCCATCTGACGTCCTCAAATCGGGAGTCCTGGACGCACCCTATCCTACAGTACCTCCTCGACGGAACTTTGCCGCCAGACCCGAAAGAGGGAAAGCGAATAAAAAGGGAAGCCGCCAACTATACCATCGTAGCAGGACAACTATACAAACGTGGTTTCTCGCAACCCCTACTCAAATGCGTCGAACACGGGGACACGGAATACATTCTCCGCGAAATCCACGAAGGCTGCTGCGGTCACCACGTCGGAGGCAAAACTTTAGCCCAAAAAATCATCAGGGCTGGCTACTACTGGCCCACAATCATTCGAGACTCCATACAATTAGTAAAAAGCTGTGACAAATGCCAAAGACACGCCAATATCCACCAAGCCGCCCCACACCAACTCAGCACCATATCGGCAGAACGGCCGTTCGGCACTTGGGGGATCGACCTCGTCGGGCCCTTCCCTACAGCTCCCGGCCAACTCAGATATCTCATTGTCGCCATAGAttactacaccaaatggatCGAGGCCGAACCTCTGGCCTCCATAACGGCGACCCAGTGCCGGAAATTCGTTT
The Arachis duranensis cultivar V14167 chromosome 5, aradu.V14167.gnm2.J7QH, whole genome shotgun sequence genome window above contains:
- the LOC107490950 gene encoding uncharacterized protein LOC107490950 — its product is MLAWSIELSQFQIKFKPRNAVKAQVLTDFIAEMTPGKLTPEPWKLHVDGSSNSTHGGAGIILENQNGITMEQSVRYEFPVSNNQAEYKALLAGLTLAREVGAKALEVNTDSQVVSSQINGSYQTRDPLLQQYLAKVNKLKEGFESITIQHVPRERNARADLLSKIASTKPGHGNKSLIQEVVRSPSVSTTVNAHLTSSNRESWTHPILQYLLDGTLPPDPKEGKRIKREAANYTIVAGQLYKRGFSQPLLKCVEHGDTEYILREIHEGCCGHHVGGKTLAQKIIRAGYYWPTIIRDSIQLVKSCDKCQRHANIHQAAPHQLSTISAERPFGTWGIDLVGPFPTAPGQLRYLIVAIDYYTKWIEAEPLASITATQCRKFVWRQIITRFGIPEVVISDNGTQFADKKFREFLEGLHISHRFSSVEHPQTNGQVESANKIIVKGLKKRLDEAKGLWADELGSVLWSYRTTPQTTTGKRLSD
- the LOC107490952 gene encoding uncharacterized protein LOC107490952, with the protein product MGATPFTERILRAKLPKGFEKPTDMKYDGTKDPQEHLTAFKARMNLEGEADAVRCRAFPVTLAGPAIKWFNALPNGSIANFHDIARKFMAQFTTRITKAKHPISLLGVTQKQEESTRKYLDRFNDECLTVDGLTDSVASLCLTNGLMNEDFRKHLTTKPVWTMHEIQNVAKDYINDEEVSQVVAANKRQHANTQHGNSAPRHNPTPKENQRDHPRPTNRPPRIGKFSNYTPLTAPITEIYHQIADRGIILKARQLKERTGGNKTFYCDYHRGYGHKTQDCFDLKDAIEQAIRDGKLPEFTKIIREPRRAEKDKSPEREGRNPRTHKQARRESPEEDPTIIVNVITGKDVPSKSKLTMKKDLKVMAIRNQAPIAAADNTITFLPEDCQHGTSAEDAPFVISARI